One window from the genome of Bdellovibrionales bacterium encodes:
- a CDS encoding penicillin-binding protein, whose translation MRVKTQSNQRSKSLKFLLIPIALTLPAFLFFRTPAEDTVHEDKVKSQLEHRTEIAKTIGDTVRHGKFPSNIDMQWDGKPIKAQVHLGIDPEMQKEAERLLKTYKPDYAAIFMMDAMTGRVLAMTSFQKDDPNAENWTLKSNFPAASVFKVVTATAAVDKAGVSPQHKINFNGGNYTLYRKNVMSDKVTKWTRAITLKEAFARSINTAFGRLSLETLHPVDINDYATRFMFNQEIPSDFPVEMGVAYVPPEKSFELTEVASGYNKTNRMSPVQGAMIAAAVANDGKMVIPYLVQNITDEQGQDLYKAETLDNGHIMTPESALKVRELMGETVTAGTSRKSFRKLVRNKKFKTIEMGGKTGHLTAENPKGRVDWFVGYAMDETNRIAIAAVSVNKEKWTVKSAELGQNMFKKYYGPIIQDRMISSSGQ comes from the coding sequence ATGCGAGTAAAAACACAATCTAATCAGCGCTCTAAGTCCTTAAAATTCTTGCTAATTCCGATAGCATTAACGCTGCCTGCATTTCTCTTTTTTAGGACTCCCGCTGAAGACACAGTTCACGAAGACAAAGTTAAAAGCCAGCTTGAGCACCGCACTGAAATCGCGAAAACGATCGGCGATACCGTTCGACACGGTAAATTTCCATCGAATATCGACATGCAATGGGATGGAAAGCCTATAAAAGCTCAAGTGCATTTAGGCATTGATCCTGAAATGCAAAAAGAAGCTGAAAGACTCTTGAAGACTTATAAGCCTGATTACGCAGCCATCTTTATGATGGATGCGATGACTGGCCGTGTTCTCGCAATGACGAGCTTCCAAAAAGACGATCCCAATGCTGAGAATTGGACTCTGAAATCAAATTTCCCCGCAGCTTCTGTCTTTAAAGTAGTTACAGCCACTGCAGCGGTGGATAAAGCCGGCGTCTCTCCTCAACATAAGATCAACTTCAATGGTGGTAATTACACTCTCTATCGTAAAAACGTTATGTCTGACAAAGTTACGAAGTGGACTCGTGCGATTACTCTAAAAGAGGCCTTCGCGCGCTCCATCAACACGGCCTTCGGTCGTTTGAGCCTCGAGACTCTGCACCCAGTTGATATTAATGATTACGCAACTCGCTTCATGTTCAACCAAGAGATCCCTTCGGACTTCCCGGTTGAAATGGGTGTTGCCTATGTTCCACCAGAAAAGAGCTTCGAACTTACTGAAGTTGCTTCTGGTTATAATAAGACGAACCGTATGAGCCCTGTTCAAGGGGCCATGATCGCAGCAGCCGTTGCGAATGACGGCAAAATGGTGATTCCTTATCTCGTGCAAAATATCACTGATGAGCAAGGCCAAGATCTTTATAAAGCAGAGACTTTGGATAATGGTCACATCATGACTCCAGAGTCTGCATTGAAAGTTCGCGAACTCATGGGTGAAACAGTGACGGCGGGAACTTCTCGTAAATCTTTCCGTAAGCTTGTTCGCAATAAGAAATTCAAAACCATCGAGATGGGCGGCAAGACCGGTCACTTGACGGCTGAAAATCCTAAAGGCCGTGTCGATTGGTTTGTGGGATACGCGATGGATGAAACTAATAGAATCGCGATCGCGGCGGTTTCTGTGAATAAAGAAAAATGGACTGTGAAGTCTGCAGAGCTTGGCCAGAATATGTTTAAGAAATATTACGGCCCGATCATCCAAGACCGCATGATCTCTTCATCTGGTCAGTAA
- a CDS encoding peroxiredoxin has translation MQMIDQPAPQFTAQAVFDGGEIKNITLSDYKGKWVVLFFYPLDFTFVCPTELTQFREHLPDFAKTNSVLIGASVDSVHSHKRWLRDDLGNLGYPLIADLTKRIARDYGILLEERGIATRATFIIDPDQKIQYMGIHNTSVGRDAKEVLRVLHGLQTGELCGAGWKQGEQHVVTLK, from the coding sequence ATGCAAATGATCGACCAACCAGCACCTCAGTTTACAGCTCAAGCCGTGTTTGACGGTGGTGAAATCAAAAATATCACGCTTTCAGACTATAAAGGGAAATGGGTTGTCTTGTTCTTCTATCCTCTCGATTTTACCTTTGTCTGCCCAACGGAATTGACACAATTTCGCGAGCATCTTCCTGATTTTGCAAAAACCAATTCTGTTTTGATCGGCGCGAGTGTTGACTCTGTTCATTCTCATAAAAGATGGCTGCGTGATGATCTTGGTAACCTCGGCTATCCACTGATTGCCGATCTCACAAAACGCATTGCGCGTGATTACGGTATCTTGCTCGAAGAACGTGGCATCGCAACCCGCGCCACATTCATCATCGATCCAGATCAAAAAATTCAATATATGGGAATTCATAATACGTCTGTCGGCCGTGATGCGAAAGAAGTTCTACGCGTTCTTCATGGTTTGCAAACTGGCGAGCTTTGCGGCGCCGGCTGGAAACAAGGCGAACAACACGTCGTTACTTTGAAATAA
- a CDS encoding FxsA family protein translates to MFFIPLPIVLIEILVFTTFVHFFNFWDVFFAYLAPSFLGAVLFSLTGRSMMMALQGGMTQGQLPADRVLHKGALLLGSIMLIIPMFLSRVLAIFLILPIFRHISIYIFKNFIFKRLKNSPFSFVQFGGFPGATGGFGGGGFQQGPRYQRYQGPFPFEEEPRQERDVDAVDITPIEITHTKITDDGSNSEDPNKPK, encoded by the coding sequence ATGTTCTTTATTCCTTTGCCGATTGTGCTGATTGAAATCCTGGTGTTCACAACCTTCGTGCACTTTTTTAATTTCTGGGATGTGTTCTTTGCATATCTCGCTCCGAGTTTTTTAGGTGCTGTGCTGTTTTCACTGACGGGCAGAAGTATGATGATGGCTTTGCAAGGTGGGATGACGCAAGGACAGCTGCCGGCGGATCGAGTACTACACAAGGGCGCGCTTCTTCTTGGCAGCATCATGTTAATTATTCCCATGTTCTTAAGCCGTGTGCTTGCAATATTCCTCATCCTACCGATCTTCAGGCACATCTCGATTTACATTTTTAAGAATTTTATTTTTAAACGTCTGAAGAATTCGCCGTTCTCATTTGTTCAGTTCGGAGGATTCCCCGGCGCTACAGGTGGATTCGGTGGCGGTGGTTTTCAGCAGGGTCCGCGCTATCAGCGTTACCAAGGACCTTTTCCATTTGAAGAGGAGCCTCGGCAAGAACGCGATGTCGATGCGGTTGATATCACACCTATAGAAATCACTCATACAAAAATCACAGACGACGGTTCGAATTCAGAAGATCCCAATAAGCCAAAATAG
- a CDS encoding TetR/AcrR family transcriptional regulator, producing the protein MKTKERILLTSIDLFNRSGVVAVTTNHIAKAMEISPGNLYFHYDNKEEIIIELFKRMCKETYQLWRFRRGSGKNPLQFIDENFELYWKYRFFHREMYSLRRKDADLAKMWRVHLQKMMKLMDVLYRRWVREGKMAQIKDKSEMEYISESLLAMSTTFLQFFESAEKTPGKRSIERGKRHVSRLLLPYTSGESKDEFEKFLKA; encoded by the coding sequence ATGAAAACTAAAGAGCGTATTCTTCTCACCTCCATTGATCTTTTTAATCGTAGCGGTGTTGTCGCTGTTACGACAAATCACATCGCGAAAGCTATGGAAATCAGCCCTGGAAATCTTTATTTCCACTATGATAATAAGGAAGAAATCATCATCGAGCTCTTTAAACGCATGTGTAAAGAGACCTACCAATTGTGGAGATTCCGCCGTGGTAGCGGAAAAAATCCTCTGCAATTTATCGATGAAAACTTCGAGCTCTATTGGAAGTATCGTTTCTTCCATCGCGAAATGTACTCTCTTCGCCGCAAAGATGCCGATCTTGCAAAAATGTGGCGTGTGCACTTACAGAAAATGATGAAACTCATGGACGTGCTTTACCGTCGTTGGGTTCGCGAAGGTAAAATGGCACAAATCAAAGACAAGAGTGAGATGGAGTATATCTCTGAGTCACTCCTTGCGATGTCGACCACTTTCTTGCAGTTCTTCGAGAGTGCTGAGAAGACCCCAGGTAAGCGCAGTATTGAGCGTGGTAAGCGCCACGTTTCGCGTCTTTTGTTGCCATACACCTCTGGCGAATCCAAAGACGAGTTTGAAAAATTTCTCAAAGCTTAG
- the xth gene encoding exodeoxyribonuclease III encodes MLTLVLAVRNSIVASTFLQQCGLGVNMKIISWNLNGIRACHKKGLMNFVKKEKPDIFCVQETKAHIDQVEDEAKHLGYKHFYWSSAVRKGYSGVATFTNAEPKQMNIGWGQAEYSSEGRIVMTDHGKFDLYNIYFPNGGSGDERHNFKQQFLKDLNVHLQEKLKSGREIIVVGDYNVARKEIDVFDPVRLSTESGFLPEERAWFDSFLDLGFVDTFRKFHPTEKDRYTWWSYRELARISNRGWRIDYICVSKGLESSVVSADILDSVEGSDHCPVVATLSL; translated from the coding sequence ATGTTAACGCTTGTTCTTGCTGTTCGAAACTCTATTGTTGCTTCAACTTTTTTGCAGCAATGCGGACTTGGGGTCAATATGAAAATCATCTCTTGGAATCTGAATGGAATTCGTGCCTGTCATAAGAAGGGCTTGATGAACTTCGTAAAGAAAGAAAAGCCAGATATTTTCTGCGTCCAAGAAACCAAAGCGCACATCGATCAAGTTGAAGATGAAGCCAAGCATTTGGGTTATAAACACTTCTATTGGTCATCAGCAGTTCGTAAAGGCTATTCTGGAGTCGCAACCTTCACAAACGCAGAGCCGAAGCAAATGAACATTGGCTGGGGACAGGCCGAGTACTCTTCCGAAGGTCGAATCGTGATGACTGATCACGGCAAGTTCGACCTCTACAATATTTATTTTCCGAACGGCGGCTCTGGTGATGAACGACACAATTTCAAACAGCAATTTCTCAAAGACCTCAATGTGCATCTACAAGAAAAATTAAAATCAGGCCGCGAGATCATCGTGGTTGGGGATTACAACGTTGCTCGTAAAGAAATCGACGTGTTTGATCCGGTTCGTTTGTCGACTGAAAGTGGTTTCTTACCAGAAGAGCGCGCGTGGTTTGATTCTTTCTTGGATCTTGGCTTCGTGGACACCTTCCGTAAGTTTCATCCGACAGAAAAAGATCGCTATACTTGGTGGTCTTATCGTGAGCTCGCACGCATTTCGAATCGCGGCTGGAGAATTGACTACATCTGCGTTTCAAAAGGCCTTGAAAGCAGCGTAGTATCTGCTGACATTCTTGATTCTGTCGAAGGATCGGATCACTGCCCGGTTGTGGCAACGCTCTCTCTTTAA
- a CDS encoding EamA family transporter — translation MLSIQSGAAIAKQLFPLVGSMGVTLLRTSLAAALLLGLWRPWSLLKSPQHLKRLALYGSALGLMNLLFYLALERIPLGVAVALEFTGPLAVALFSSRKLLDFVWAILAGIGIVLILPLTEVSAELDLLGALYAFAAGGFWALYIVFGKKAGEGSHGGQTAAVGMFFAALVTFPFGVADAGTKLLQWQALPLGLAVAIFSSALPYSLEMVSLKRIPIKTFGILMSLEPVVAALAGAIFLKEMLTTTQLISVASIVVASLGSALTARTPTTQPNPEI, via the coding sequence ATGCTCTCGATTCAATCGGGAGCCGCTATCGCCAAGCAGCTCTTTCCCCTCGTTGGCTCTATGGGGGTGACCTTGCTGCGCACCTCTTTGGCCGCGGCCCTGTTGCTCGGGCTTTGGCGACCTTGGTCCCTTTTGAAATCCCCTCAGCACTTGAAGCGTCTTGCTTTGTATGGATCAGCTCTGGGGTTGATGAATCTCCTCTTTTATCTCGCTCTTGAACGTATTCCTCTCGGAGTGGCTGTTGCACTCGAATTCACGGGGCCGCTGGCGGTGGCGCTTTTTTCTTCGCGCAAGCTTTTGGACTTCGTTTGGGCAATTCTTGCAGGTATTGGGATTGTGCTAATTTTACCTCTGACTGAAGTGTCGGCGGAGCTTGATTTACTGGGAGCTTTGTATGCATTCGCGGCCGGTGGATTTTGGGCTCTATATATAGTGTTTGGTAAAAAAGCCGGCGAAGGTTCCCATGGTGGACAAACCGCCGCCGTCGGTATGTTCTTCGCGGCGCTGGTGACTTTTCCATTTGGTGTGGCCGATGCTGGAACAAAGCTTCTGCAGTGGCAAGCGCTGCCGCTCGGCCTTGCCGTCGCCATTTTTTCAAGTGCTCTTCCCTATTCGCTCGAGATGGTTTCACTAAAACGCATTCCCATCAAAACTTTTGGAATTTTAATGAGCCTTGAACCGGTTGTCGCCGCCCTTGCCGGCGCCATTTTCTTGAAGGAAATGCTAACGACCACGCAACTCATCTCTGTTGCCAGCATCGTCGTGGCTTCACTTGGCAGCGCTTTGACAGCGCGCACGCCAACGACGCAGCCAAATCCAGAAATTTAA
- a CDS encoding TraR/DksA family transcriptional regulator: MAQTSHISEELVSECRQKLVQAKADILNRVKEARLNLDNDDKGGDEADQTVRVLAEAEFLNMHERLRSQLFEIDSALGRIENGSFGLCEETEEAIEPERLRAIPWTRLSIEGAEIRESMNKRYAR, encoded by the coding sequence ATGGCACAGACATCGCACATTTCAGAAGAATTGGTAAGCGAGTGCAGACAAAAATTGGTTCAAGCAAAAGCGGACATCCTGAACCGCGTGAAAGAAGCCCGCTTGAATCTGGATAACGACGACAAAGGTGGCGATGAGGCCGATCAAACTGTCCGCGTCCTAGCAGAGGCTGAATTTCTTAACATGCATGAACGACTTCGTAGTCAGCTCTTCGAAATCGACAGTGCACTTGGCCGCATTGAAAACGGCAGCTTCGGCTTGTGTGAAGAGACAGAAGAGGCGATTGAGCCTGAGAGACTTCGCGCAATTCCTTGGACTCGCTTAAGCATCGAAGGTGCTGAAATCCGCGAATCCATGAACAAGCGTTACGCTCGTTAG